The proteins below are encoded in one region of Candidatus Zixiibacteriota bacterium:
- a CDS encoding 2-oxoglutarate oxidoreductase codes for MTISSTTLFSRPESMQETVTHYCPGCTHGIIHRLVAEALDELGVRDRTVGVAPVGCSVLAYNYFNCDFMEAPHGRAPALATGFKRLRPDMMVFTYQGDGDLASIGMGEIVHAANRGEKFTTIFVNNAIYGMTGGQMAPTTLPMQVSTTCPMGRDVALTGHPIRMAELLSSLVTPSYIERVAVHTPRHIINAKRAIRKAFQYQAEGRCYGMVEVLSTCPTNWGKTPEESNKWLDEQMTAYYPIKCFKDPAREESK; via the coding sequence ATGACGATAAGCAGTACGACGTTATTTTCCCGGCCGGAATCAATGCAGGAGACAGTTACTCACTATTGTCCCGGTTGTACGCATGGGATAATCCACCGACTGGTAGCTGAAGCCCTCGATGAGCTTGGAGTCCGCGATCGGACCGTTGGAGTAGCTCCGGTGGGTTGTTCTGTCTTGGCTTATAACTATTTCAATTGTGATTTCATGGAAGCTCCACACGGTCGTGCACCGGCGTTGGCGACCGGGTTCAAGCGGTTGCGTCCCGATATGATGGTCTTCACTTACCAGGGGGATGGAGACCTGGCTTCGATAGGGATGGGTGAGATTGTCCACGCTGCTAACCGTGGTGAGAAGTTTACGACAATCTTTGTCAATAATGCCATTTATGGTATGACCGGCGGGCAAATGGCTCCCACCACTCTCCCTATGCAGGTCTCGACAACTTGCCCCATGGGTCGCGATGTCGCCCTGACAGGGCACCCGATACGGATGGCCGAACTGCTATCGTCCCTGGTGACTCCGAGCTATATTGAACGAGTGGCGGTGCATACGCCACGACATATTATCAATGCGAAAAGAGCAATCCGCAAAGCGTTCCAATATCAGGCTGAGGGGCGATGTTATGGAATGGTGGAAGTCCTGTCAACCTGTCCCACCAATTGGGGAAAGACACCGGAAGAGTCGAACAAGTGGCTGGATGAACAGATGACAGCTTACTATCCGATCAAGTGTTTTAAGGACCCAGCCCGGGAGGAGAGCAAATGA
- a CDS encoding NADH-quinone oxidoreductase subunit B, whose protein sequence is MGIIKKLPVYGEKFPGGAFVTTSVEMILHQGQAKSLWYLLFGTACCAIELMCTGASRYDFDRLGMIFRASPRQSDLIIAAGTITKKMAPRLRRLYDQMAEPRYVIAMGGCTINGGPFYYDSYAVEKGIDHIVPVDVYIPGCPPRPESLMEGCIHLQEIIKKQKLSRWQEK, encoded by the coding sequence ATGGGTATAATTAAGAAGCTCCCAGTCTACGGTGAGAAATTCCCCGGTGGTGCGTTTGTAACCACTTCGGTTGAGATGATTTTACACCAGGGTCAAGCCAAGTCGCTTTGGTACCTACTTTTTGGGACAGCCTGTTGTGCAATCGAGTTGATGTGCACCGGAGCTTCCCGCTACGATTTCGACCGCCTGGGCATGATATTTCGTGCTTCGCCTCGTCAATCGGACCTGATTATTGCGGCGGGAACGATTACTAAGAAGATGGCTCCAAGACTGCGCCGTTTGTATGACCAGATGGCTGAACCTCGTTATGTGATCGCTATGGGCGGCTGCACAATTAATGGTGGTCCGTTCTACTATGATAGTTATGCCGTCGAAAAAGGTATCGACCATATTGTCCCGGTCGATGTCTATATACCCGGCTGTCCGCCCCGACCTGAATCTCTGATGGAAGGTTGTATCCACCTCCAGGAGATTATCAAGAAGCAGAAACTGTCGAGATGGCAGGAGAAATAG
- a CDS encoding SLBB domain-containing protein has translation MRVNKPAQLTKLRKELVAAEKKHAKKIMVCCGPGCLANGAARIVEELHKVLKKKRIKGFKVEALKETGCHGFCQQGPMVVIEPKGTFYTHVKPKDVEKIVDMSIRKDETIKRLLYDDPSNGHKIERYHDIPFYARQQRIALRNLGQIDQYKIEEYIVVGGYKALAKALTKMRPEDIVAEVTTSGLRGRGGAGFAAGRKWSTCAKAEDTPHYVICNGDEGDPGAFMDRSIMEGDPHSVLEGMVIAAFAVGAHEGYIYVREEYPLAVENLKLAIQQATEYGFLGENILGSGFDFTLKVSRGGGAFVCGESSALMKSIAGEVGEPRAKYVRSVLKGYLDKPTVLNNVESYANVPVIIDKGGKWFAGIGTKKSTGTKAFSLVGKVRNTGLIEVPMGTTLREIIYEIGGGILDDRPFKAVQTGGPSGGCLPEDKLDLPVDFDTLTEAYSMMGSGGMIVMDDQTCVVDVAKYFLAFLVEESCGKCVPCREGLFQLHGLVQKICDGQGSEEDLEKMEKLSDVIMAASLCGLGKSGPNPFISTLRYFRDEYLVHIRDKKCPAKVCRELIRFDIIDEMCDGCMACLPACAFDAITGKKKKVHVIDQDKCTKCGACKVVCTRDAIEVL, from the coding sequence ATGCGAGTCAATAAACCTGCCCAATTAACCAAACTTCGCAAGGAACTGGTCGCGGCTGAGAAGAAGCACGCTAAGAAAATCATGGTCTGCTGTGGACCGGGATGTCTGGCCAACGGCGCGGCCAGGATAGTTGAAGAGTTACACAAAGTTCTCAAGAAGAAACGGATCAAGGGTTTTAAGGTAGAGGCTCTCAAAGAAACCGGCTGTCATGGTTTCTGTCAGCAAGGCCCGATGGTTGTGATCGAGCCGAAAGGCACTTTCTACACGCATGTGAAGCCGAAGGATGTGGAAAAGATAGTCGATATGTCAATCCGCAAAGACGAAACGATCAAGCGGTTACTGTACGATGATCCGTCCAACGGTCACAAGATCGAACGCTATCACGACATTCCTTTCTACGCCCGTCAACAACGCATCGCTCTGCGTAACCTGGGGCAGATTGATCAATACAAAATTGAAGAATACATCGTAGTTGGTGGATACAAAGCGCTGGCTAAGGCACTAACGAAGATGAGGCCGGAGGATATTGTGGCCGAAGTCACCACCTCCGGACTACGCGGTCGGGGCGGGGCTGGCTTTGCGGCAGGACGCAAATGGTCTACCTGTGCCAAAGCAGAGGACACTCCCCATTACGTTATCTGTAACGGTGATGAGGGGGACCCCGGAGCGTTTATGGACCGCTCCATTATGGAGGGCGATCCGCATTCGGTGCTGGAGGGAATGGTTATTGCCGCCTTTGCCGTTGGAGCGCACGAGGGCTACATATATGTCCGTGAGGAGTATCCACTGGCTGTTGAGAACCTGAAACTGGCTATCCAGCAGGCGACAGAGTATGGGTTCCTCGGTGAAAACATCCTTGGTTCCGGCTTTGATTTCACATTGAAGGTGAGTCGTGGGGGAGGGGCATTTGTTTGTGGCGAGTCATCCGCTCTGATGAAATCTATTGCGGGCGAGGTGGGCGAACCTCGGGCCAAATATGTTCGCTCGGTATTGAAGGGTTATCTTGATAAGCCAACGGTTCTGAATAATGTTGAATCATACGCCAATGTACCGGTGATTATCGATAAAGGCGGCAAATGGTTCGCTGGTATCGGTACGAAAAAGAGCACCGGCACCAAGGCTTTCTCGTTGGTTGGCAAAGTCCGTAACACGGGTCTCATCGAGGTGCCGATGGGCACCACTCTGCGCGAGATAATCTATGAAATAGGTGGTGGGATTCTCGACGACCGACCCTTCAAAGCAGTGCAGACCGGGGGGCCATCGGGCGGCTGTCTGCCGGAAGATAAACTTGATCTGCCGGTCGATTTCGATACACTCACGGAAGCCTATTCCATGATGGGTTCGGGCGGGATGATTGTCATGGACGATCAAACCTGCGTAGTCGATGTGGCCAAGTATTTCCTGGCTTTCCTTGTGGAAGAATCCTGCGGCAAATGTGTTCCCTGTCGGGAAGGGCTTTTTCAGTTGCACGGGTTGGTGCAGAAAATATGCGACGGTCAAGGTAGCGAGGAAGACCTTGAAAAGATGGAGAAGCTCTCGGATGTCATTATGGCCGCCTCGTTGTGCGGGCTTGGGAAGTCGGGTCCGAATCCATTTATCAGTACGTTGCGATATTTCCGGGATGAATACCTGGTCCATATCCGTGACAAGAAATGCCCGGCCAAAGTCTGCCGGGAGTTGATTCGGTTTGATATCATAGATGAGATGTGTGATGGCTGTATGGCCTGTTTGCCGGCGTGTGCATTTGATGCTATCACGGGCAAAAAGAAGAAAGTTCACGTCATCGACCAGGACAAATGTACCAAGTGCGGCGCCTGTAAGGTTGTCTGCACTCGGGATGCCATTGAGGTTTTATAG
- a CDS encoding NADH-quinone oxidoreductase subunit C: MTRDDLKTYITEHFDGLLKPLETGKYDPLYEVAADKLLEVAQALKNDENLKFDFLCNLGGVDTGEHFEAVYNIASITNNLRLDFKVIMPYDGAEVESLQEIWPAINWYEREMWELYGINIKNHDNLTRFLLPDDWDQGHPMRKDWDAPDFERMPEP; encoded by the coding sequence GTGACCCGCGACGATCTCAAAACCTACATCACCGAACACTTTGACGGATTGCTCAAGCCGCTTGAGACGGGTAAGTATGACCCTCTTTACGAAGTCGCGGCAGACAAATTGCTCGAAGTGGCGCAGGCTTTGAAGAACGATGAGAATCTCAAGTTTGATTTTCTGTGCAATCTTGGCGGTGTCGATACCGGTGAGCACTTCGAGGCAGTCTACAACATTGCTTCCATAACCAATAACCTGCGCCTCGATTTCAAGGTCATTATGCCGTACGATGGGGCTGAAGTTGAATCATTGCAGGAAATCTGGCCCGCCATCAATTGGTACGAACGGGAGATGTGGGAACTGTACGGCATCAATATCAAGAATCACGATAATCTGACCCGATTCCTGCTGCCCGATGATTGGGATCAGGGTCACCCGATGCGGAAAGACTGGGATGCGCCCGACTTTGAGCGCATGCCGGAACCATAA
- the nuoH gene encoding NADH-quinone oxidoreductase subunit NuoH, with protein MPVSYLVLGGVVFGTLSILALFLVWWERKIAAHIQQRFGPMRHGWHGWYQTLMDGLKLLQKEDVDIEQRDKVVFFWAPVICFVAAFLAYVVMPWGDGLIVADLSIGILYVMAVTTFTVISLLMAGWGSNNKYALLGGMRSAAQVVSYEVPMVVSILTIVLFVGSMSMVDIVKAQSGWAWNWYLFRVPFGPIAFITYIIAATAEANRTPFDIPEAEQELVAGYNVEYSGMKFAMFFLAEFVNLFTVSAIATTLFLGGWNGFEFIPSWIWFLVKTLGVVLLLMLFRWTYPRLRVDQLMEFAWKFLIPLTFANLILAAVFKHFGWYW; from the coding sequence ATGCCGGTGAGCTATCTGGTTCTCGGAGGGGTGGTTTTCGGAACGCTGTCGATTTTGGCGCTGTTTCTGGTCTGGTGGGAGCGGAAAATCGCTGCTCATATCCAACAGCGTTTCGGCCCCATGCGCCATGGCTGGCACGGTTGGTATCAGACGTTGATGGATGGCCTCAAGCTGCTCCAAAAAGAAGATGTGGATATTGAGCAGCGCGACAAGGTGGTCTTTTTCTGGGCACCGGTGATCTGTTTTGTGGCCGCATTTTTAGCTTATGTTGTTATGCCCTGGGGCGATGGTTTGATTGTCGCTGATCTCAGTATTGGTATTCTCTATGTTATGGCCGTGACAACTTTCACGGTTATCTCCCTACTAATGGCCGGTTGGGGCTCCAACAACAAATATGCCCTTCTGGGCGGTATGCGTTCAGCGGCTCAGGTGGTTAGTTACGAAGTTCCGATGGTAGTATCGATACTGACCATCGTTTTGTTTGTCGGTTCGATGTCAATGGTAGACATTGTCAAAGCTCAAAGTGGCTGGGCCTGGAACTGGTATCTTTTCCGGGTGCCGTTTGGCCCGATTGCTTTCATAACGTACATCATTGCCGCCACAGCTGAGGCCAACCGTACCCCGTTTGATATTCCCGAGGCGGAGCAAGAGTTGGTGGCGGGATATAATGTAGAGTACTCAGGGATGAAGTTCGCCATGTTCTTCCTGGCCGAATTTGTCAATCTGTTTACAGTCTCAGCAATTGCGACGACACTGTTTCTCGGTGGCTGGAATGGATTTGAGTTCATCCCTTCATGGATTTGGTTCCTTGTCAAGACTTTAGGCGTGGTACTGTTGCTTATGCTATTTCGCTGGACCTATCCGCGTTTGCGGGTGGATCAGTTGATGGAGTTTGCGTGGAAATTCCTAATTCCGCTTACATTCGCCAATCTAATTCTGGCCGCAGTTTTCAAACACTTCGGATGGTACTGGTAA
- a CDS encoding 4Fe-4S binding protein, with protein MPGILIDKNHCKGCEMCAQVCPQKIISMSKDITVRGYYYAQVHDPSRCIGCQLCAIMCPDIAIEVHVHGTIFNLVDYQGIGKNS; from the coding sequence ATGCCGGGAATACTGATAGATAAGAATCACTGCAAAGGATGCGAGATGTGTGCCCAGGTGTGCCCGCAGAAGATTATATCAATGTCCAAGGATATCACAGTCCGGGGTTATTACTACGCCCAGGTTCATGATCCTTCGCGGTGTATCGGTTGCCAGCTGTGTGCGATAATGTGTCCCGATATTGCTATCGAAGTACACGTACACGGAACGATTTTCAACCTGGTTGACTATCAAGGGATTGGAAAAAATAGCTAA
- a CDS encoding NADH-quinone oxidoreductase subunit D, whose protein sequence is MTMTELRTEEYIINMGPHHPSTHGVCRLVLTMDGEKIVKIEPVVGYLHRAIEKIMENRTYSQCIPMMDRVEYVTSMSCEYVFALATERIAEMEVPERAEYLRVIMLELNRIASHLIFYGVTAMDIGALTPFLYGLRERESIIDLFEMTCGQRLTYNYIRVGGVANDIPKGFVPKCREAIKIIGEKLSDYEGLLNENPIWLRRTKGIAVLPKELAIAYGVSGPSLRASGVQYDLRRNDPYCVYDKFDFDIPVRHNGDCFDRYLLRLDEIRQSIRIITQALDGLPEGDIRHKKGRLTFKAPAGEAYARIENSRGELGVYLISDGGKKPLRVKTRGASYNHVQVLPHFGTDMLIADLVANFATLDVIMPEVDR, encoded by the coding sequence ATAACTATGACTGAGCTTCGTACCGAAGAATACATCATCAATATGGGCCCGCATCACCCGTCTACGCACGGTGTGTGTCGGCTGGTCCTTACGATGGATGGCGAGAAGATCGTCAAGATCGAGCCAGTCGTCGGATATTTGCATCGGGCCATTGAGAAAATCATGGAGAATCGAACTTATTCGCAGTGCATTCCTATGATGGATCGCGTTGAGTACGTCACCTCCATGTCCTGTGAATATGTATTTGCCCTGGCTACCGAACGCATTGCCGAGATGGAAGTCCCCGAACGGGCTGAATATCTTCGGGTCATCATGCTCGAACTTAACCGGATTGCCTCGCACCTGATTTTCTACGGTGTGACAGCTATGGATATTGGAGCGCTCACGCCGTTTCTGTACGGTCTGCGAGAGCGCGAATCGATTATCGATCTGTTTGAGATGACCTGCGGACAACGTCTGACCTACAATTATATTCGGGTCGGAGGTGTAGCCAACGATATTCCCAAAGGGTTCGTGCCGAAATGCCGCGAGGCAATCAAGATAATCGGCGAGAAGCTGTCCGACTACGAAGGTCTACTCAACGAGAACCCGATCTGGCTGCGCCGTACGAAAGGCATTGCGGTTCTTCCGAAGGAACTGGCTATTGCCTATGGAGTATCCGGTCCGTCGCTGCGTGCTTCGGGAGTGCAATACGACCTGCGTCGCAACGATCCATACTGTGTATACGACAAGTTTGATTTCGATATTCCGGTGCGTCATAACGGTGACTGCTTTGATCGGTACTTGCTTCGCTTGGATGAAATAAGACAATCCATTCGAATTATCACTCAGGCACTCGACGGACTTCCAGAGGGTGATATCAGGCACAAAAAGGGCCGGTTGACGTTCAAGGCACCGGCAGGTGAGGCATACGCGCGGATTGAAAACTCGCGTGGCGAACTGGGTGTCTACCTGATCTCTGATGGTGGCAAGAAGCCTTTGCGAGTCAAGACTCGTGGTGCGTCTTATAATCATGTCCAGGTATTGCCGCACTTTGGTACCGATATGCTGATTGCTGATCTGGTAGCCAATTTTGCGACGCTTGATGTCATTATGCCGGAGGTTGATCGATGA
- a CDS encoding 4Fe-4S dicluster domain-containing protein, with translation MKSQLIVTPNLCIGCRTCELACSFNHAISGKPGRSRIFVLDGGFKDLWVSVACLQCDDPACVKSCLVDALRLNEETGAIELNQDKCVKCMACTVACPFGCSVYDATQDLVVKCDLCEGDPACARFCPTKALVYKPVVQPRAVVPKVKVAG, from the coding sequence ATGAAATCCCAACTGATCGTTACTCCGAATCTCTGTATCGGGTGCCGTACATGTGAACTGGCCTGTTCATTCAATCATGCCATTAGCGGCAAGCCCGGCCGGTCACGCATATTTGTTCTGGACGGTGGTTTTAAGGATCTGTGGGTATCAGTCGCTTGCTTACAATGTGACGATCCCGCGTGTGTGAAATCATGTTTGGTCGATGCTCTGCGACTGAACGAGGAAACGGGCGCGATAGAACTCAACCAGGACAAGTGTGTCAAATGTATGGCCTGTACGGTAGCTTGTCCGTTCGGGTGTAGCGTGTATGATGCCACTCAGGATTTGGTGGTCAAGTGTGACTTGTGTGAGGGTGATCCGGCTTGTGCCCGTTTTTGTCCAACGAAGGCGCTCGTATACAAACCTGTGGTCCAGCCCAGGGCTGTTGTGCCAAAGGTCAAAGTCGCCGGATAA
- a CDS encoding 2-oxoacid:acceptor oxidoreductase family protein yields MTGQYEVTFAGFGGQGIMTAGQLLAYAGIREEKQVAWIPSYGPEMRGGTAYCTVVVSDKRIGSPIVTTPQCICVFNRPSFDKFGPTVRQGGLFLVNSTLINVTSDRTDFTQMLIPANEMALKAGNAKAANVAILGAFIGASGIVDIKTVSETLKEKLGKKKSMLDLNLQVLKEGYKLGCKIIRQKDSA; encoded by the coding sequence ATGACAGGGCAGTATGAAGTTACTTTTGCGGGTTTCGGAGGACAGGGCATAATGACCGCCGGGCAACTGTTGGCCTACGCCGGTATCCGCGAGGAAAAACAGGTTGCCTGGATACCCTCCTACGGTCCTGAGATGCGCGGTGGTACCGCCTACTGTACGGTAGTAGTGTCGGACAAACGGATTGGTTCTCCCATCGTGACTACGCCGCAATGCATTTGTGTTTTCAACCGTCCATCGTTTGACAAGTTTGGCCCAACAGTCAGACAGGGTGGTTTGTTTCTGGTGAATAGCACCTTGATCAATGTCACCAGTGACCGAACCGATTTCACCCAGATGCTGATCCCGGCCAATGAGATGGCGCTAAAGGCCGGCAATGCTAAAGCGGCCAATGTCGCTATTCTGGGAGCGTTTATTGGTGCCTCGGGAATCGTTGACATCAAGACAGTCTCCGAGACATTGAAGGAAAAACTGGGTAAGAAGAAAAGTATGCTGGACCTGAATCTGCAAGTGCTCAAGGAAGGCTACAAACTGGGCTGTAAAATCATCCGACAGAAGGACAGCGCATGA
- the vorB gene encoding 3-methyl-2-oxobutanoate dehydrogenase subunit VorB gives MARILMKGNEAIAEAAIRAGAEGYFCYPITPQSEVAEYLTKRMPEVGGVFLQGESEVAVGNMLFGAASTGKRVFTTSSSPGISLMQEAISYMAGAHLPAVLVNIMRGGPGLGGILPAQSDYFQAVKGGGHGDYRLLVLAPSTVQEAVDLMGLAFDLADKYLNPVMMIGDGMIGQMMEAVEFPEGDVKQNRVNPEDRAWAATGAKGRKPVIIKSLFLDPHQLEDNSWLLDKKYEQMKKEEVRFEHYKVSPKNKLLIVSYGTMARICQTVIDDLESEGVSVGLFRPITLFPFPEKEVLREAKKKNIKTVLTVEMSTAQMVEDVQRAVLGVKPIEFFGRTGGIVPTPEEVRDEVLKLIRPKKKRSTSGRKGK, from the coding sequence ATGGCAAGAATACTAATGAAGGGTAACGAAGCTATCGCCGAGGCCGCTATTCGAGCCGGAGCCGAGGGTTATTTCTGCTATCCGATTACTCCACAATCCGAAGTGGCGGAATATCTCACGAAACGGATGCCTGAGGTGGGAGGGGTTTTTCTGCAGGGTGAGAGCGAAGTAGCAGTCGGAAATATGCTTTTTGGCGCAGCCTCAACAGGCAAGCGTGTATTTACTACTTCATCCAGTCCCGGAATCTCGCTGATGCAGGAGGCTATCTCATATATGGCTGGAGCCCATTTGCCGGCCGTTCTGGTGAATATCATGCGTGGCGGACCCGGGCTTGGCGGAATCCTTCCCGCCCAATCAGATTACTTTCAAGCGGTCAAAGGAGGAGGGCACGGTGATTATCGGTTGCTGGTACTGGCTCCCTCGACCGTTCAAGAAGCCGTTGATCTCATGGGATTGGCTTTTGACCTGGCCGACAAGTATCTCAATCCGGTTATGATGATCGGTGACGGAATGATTGGCCAGATGATGGAAGCGGTCGAGTTTCCCGAAGGTGATGTGAAGCAAAATCGTGTCAATCCCGAAGACCGCGCCTGGGCTGCAACCGGGGCTAAGGGACGCAAACCGGTAATAATCAAATCTCTCTTTCTCGACCCGCACCAACTCGAAGATAATTCCTGGCTGCTGGACAAAAAATATGAGCAGATGAAGAAGGAAGAGGTACGTTTCGAGCATTACAAGGTCAGTCCGAAAAACAAGCTTCTCATCGTTTCCTATGGAACGATGGCTCGTATTTGTCAGACCGTGATTGATGATCTCGAAAGCGAAGGGGTTTCCGTCGGGCTGTTCCGGCCGATTACCCTGTTTCCGTTCCCGGAGAAGGAAGTTCTTCGCGAGGCGAAAAAGAAAAACATCAAGACTGTATTAACCGTCGAAATGAGCACAGCCCAGATGGTGGAAGATGTTCAGAGGGCGGTTCTGGGTGTGAAACCGATTGAGTTCTTTGGCCGCACGGGAGGTATTGTTCCTACGCCTGAGGAGGTTCGGGATGAAGTGCTTAAGCTAATTCGGCCAAAGAAGAAACGTTCCACCTCCGGCAGGAAAGGGAAGTGA
- a CDS encoding NAD(P)H-dependent oxidoreductase subunit E encodes MSKLPEIFGRYPQTPQSLIAVLQDIQKEFNFLPCDALKQTAEYLSVPMSKVFSVSTFYNAFSLNPKGDRVIRVCMGTTCHIRGAGQILEQLETRLNIKSGETTPDLKFTVEVVNCVGACAMAPVVIVNEKYYGSVKVTATKKLLKGG; translated from the coding sequence ATGAGTAAGCTGCCGGAGATTTTCGGTCGCTACCCCCAGACACCGCAATCGCTGATTGCGGTTCTTCAGGACATTCAGAAGGAGTTCAATTTCCTTCCTTGCGATGCGCTCAAGCAGACGGCCGAATATCTGAGCGTACCGATGAGCAAGGTGTTTTCGGTCTCGACTTTCTATAACGCATTCAGTCTCAATCCGAAAGGTGACCGTGTGATCCGGGTCTGTATGGGCACTACCTGTCACATCCGGGGGGCGGGGCAGATTCTCGAACAACTGGAGACCAGGCTCAATATCAAGTCCGGCGAAACTACACCTGATCTCAAGTTCACGGTTGAAGTCGTCAACTGTGTAGGCGCCTGTGCGATGGCTCCGGTAGTCATTGTCAACGAGAAGTATTATGGCTCGGTCAAAGTCACCGCGACCAAGAAACTGTTGAAGGGAGGTTGA
- a CDS encoding (2Fe-2S)-binding protein, producing the protein MVHLTINGRVVQASEGEMLLDVIKRLGIDVPAICHHDSVEPFGSCRLCTVEITRADWDGWKNYVTSCLYPVADGLIVSTHCEPVNEIRKTLLDLYLARHPHSLFIQKLAAEHGVPTTSYAEVPDGDDCILCGLCTRICERMGFSAISTIGRGHTKQIAPPLKEAPPDCVGCLACAHCCPTGFIKYSERGPKRKIWGKQFERIACSQCGKLTLTTEFADSLSVTRDIPREYFDICDDCRRMEIAATMGRLSQWTREEETAS; encoded by the coding sequence ATGGTTCATCTGACAATAAATGGACGGGTCGTGCAGGCATCAGAAGGCGAGATGCTGCTGGATGTGATCAAGCGACTCGGTATTGATGTTCCGGCCATCTGTCACCACGATTCGGTCGAGCCATTTGGGTCGTGCCGACTTTGTACGGTGGAGATTACCCGGGCTGACTGGGATGGTTGGAAGAACTACGTGACTTCCTGTCTCTACCCGGTGGCTGACGGACTGATCGTAAGCACCCACTGCGAGCCAGTCAATGAGATTCGCAAGACACTGCTTGATCTATATCTGGCACGTCATCCGCATTCACTATTCATTCAGAAACTGGCGGCCGAGCATGGTGTGCCAACCACAAGTTACGCAGAAGTACCGGACGGTGATGATTGTATTCTTTGTGGCCTTTGTACCCGTATCTGCGAACGGATGGGGTTTTCGGCCATATCTACCATTGGTCGCGGCCATACCAAGCAAATTGCCCCTCCACTCAAGGAAGCGCCGCCTGACTGTGTGGGTTGTCTGGCGTGTGCCCATTGTTGTCCCACCGGTTTTATCAAGTACTCTGAAAGGGGTCCCAAGCGTAAGATCTGGGGCAAGCAGTTCGAAAGGATCGCCTGTTCCCAATGCGGCAAATTGACCCTCACGACCGAATTCGCTGACAGTCTCTCAGTGACACGCGATATTCCACGCGAATATTTTGACATTTGTGATGATTGTCGTCGCATGGAAATCGCGGCGACTATGGGGCGTCTTTCCCAATGGACCAGAGAGGAGGAGACAGCATCATGA
- the ndhC gene encoding NADH-quinone oxidoreductase subunit A codes for MSEYLAVLCFILAGTGIVLFTFFLARLIRPRNPYKEKGIPYECAELPVGDSWFKFNNRFYIFALLFVIFDVEVVFLFPWAVAFGELGLFALIEMVVFILILFFGLFYAWRKGVLKWV; via the coding sequence ATGTCTGAGTATTTGGCGGTCCTTTGTTTCATTCTGGCTGGCACCGGAATCGTTCTTTTTACTTTTTTTCTGGCCCGACTGATTCGCCCCCGTAACCCCTACAAGGAAAAAGGCATTCCCTACGAATGCGCTGAGCTTCCTGTTGGTGATTCCTGGTTCAAGTTCAATAACCGGTTCTACATCTTTGCTCTGCTGTTCGTGATATTCGATGTGGAAGTTGTATTCCTGTTCCCGTGGGCGGTGGCTTTTGGTGAATTGGGTCTGTTTGCCTTGATCGAAATGGTTGTTTTCATATTGATTCTGTTCTTTGGCCTGTTCTATGCCTGGCGTAAGGGAGTCCTCAAATGGGTATAA
- a CDS encoding 4Fe-4S dicluster domain-containing protein has product MQLLKDIKALIQGLGIAGKHLGRHAITLQYPEEKWDMPECSRGIVVLLSDKKTGELNCTSCLLCEKACPSAAIRIVAPRDPETKKRDLQSFDIDFGLCCFCGLCEESCNFVAIKMAPMYELSTPNKSDLSWDMKKLQEMGRDVPYTPKPKKKKKPVVKKTEAKGDEKPVKKEATEEAPAPKPPEAVEMKTEAEKPTPTEADQPEGESDKTGDAGKEDKSS; this is encoded by the coding sequence ATGCAGTTGCTAAAAGACATCAAGGCCTTGATTCAGGGTCTCGGGATTGCCGGCAAACATCTTGGCCGCCATGCCATCACTCTTCAGTATCCCGAAGAGAAATGGGATATGCCCGAGTGCTCTCGTGGTATAGTAGTGCTTCTGTCGGACAAGAAGACTGGCGAACTCAACTGCACTTCGTGTCTGTTGTGTGAGAAAGCATGCCCTTCGGCGGCGATCAGAATCGTTGCTCCGCGTGACCCGGAGACGAAGAAGAGGGATTTGCAATCATTTGATATTGATTTTGGGTTGTGTTGTTTCTGTGGACTGTGTGAGGAATCGTGCAATTTCGTGGCTATCAAGATGGCTCCGATGTATGAACTTTCGACTCCCAACAAGAGCGATTTGAGTTGGGATATGAAGAAACTCCAGGAGATGGGGCGCGACGTGCCATATACTCCTAAGCCTAAGAAGAAAAAGAAACCGGTGGTTAAGAAAACAGAGGCCAAGGGGGATGAGAAGCCGGTCAAGAAGGAAGCGACCGAAGAAGCACCTGCTCCGAAGCCGCCGGAGGCGGTCGAAATGAAAACGGAAGCGGAGAAGCCGACACCAACCGAAGCTGACCAGCCAGAGGGAGAATCTGATAAGACTGGTGATGCGGGTAAGGAGGACAAGTCGTCATGA